The DNA segment CCAATTGCAGAACGTGCACCATAAGTCCAACCGTGAGCTTCACGAAGATTCATGTTTAGGTAACTATTAAAATCGCCTCCTAAAACTTGATTTGCAACAAGAACTGGAAAGTAATCTTTGCTATTCATTTCAAGTTTTACAGTATTCACAAGACCAATTTCAGACTGAACTGCATTAGGCATGTCAACTAAGTTGATTTGAGTATATTGAACGTTTAATGGATCAGCGTAAGATTGGTTTGGTGCTTCAGCTTTTCTCCAAGATCCAAACAGTTTTTCGACCATCTTTTTGGTGTCTTTGAATTTTACATCTCCAACTACAATCAGGTACGCGTTTCCTGGTACAAAATATTCAGAATAAAATTTCTTAACATCGGCAAGAGATACATTTGATAATGTCTCTTCGCTTACATATTCACCATACGGATGATTTTTTCCAAAGGCCAATACATCTGTCACTCTAGAAGATACTGCCGGAACACTTTTTTCTTGAGATTTCAATCCTTCGATAAATTTGGCTTTAGATTTATCTAATTCTTCTTGAGTAAATTCGGTGTAAAGTGCTCCTTCGGCCATTAATTCCAGAATTCTTTTAGAATATCTAGAAAGCCCACTTGCACTTGCGCCGTTAATACTAAAATTGATATCAGCACCTAAAAAATCTACTTCTTCATTGAAAGCATCTTTTGTGATACTTTTTGAGCCGCTACCCATTATGCTTCCAGTAAGTTCAGAAACTCCTTTTTTTGATCCTTCGGCATACGGCGCAGTATCTATAGTAAGGTTGTAAACCACTCTTGGAAGTTTATGATTTTCTACGACCATTACCTTTAAACCATTTGGCAAACTAAAAGTTTGAGGCTTTTTGATATTGATAGTAGGAGATGGACCCGGAGTGGGCATCGGTCTGTCTTGTGCTTGCATAATTAAGGTTAAAAACAGGCTTGAGAATACTATTATTATTTTTTTCATGACTTTTAAATCTTAGTTTTGAGCTTTATCTTTCGCAGGAACATAATTTAATATCAATCTCTGATTAGGATTTAGATATTTTTTTGCTGCCTCACGAATCTCTTCTCTAGTTATTGAATGATACATATCAACTTCTGTATTAATAAGATTTACATCTCCATACAACATATAATAAGTCGCTAAATTATCTGCAACTCCTTCTACAGAAGCATTTGCTTGCACAAATTGATTGTCAAATTTGTTTTTAAGCATTTGCAAATCTCTTTCAGAAATTAAGTCTGTCTGTAGTTTTACGATTTCGGTGTCAATTTCTTTCTGAAGATCTTCGGCTGTAAATGGAGATTGAGGAAGTCCATATACGATATATGTCCCGTAATCTTCTTGTCCGTACATAAAGGCACCAATTTGAAGAGCCATTTTCTTTTCGTCAACGATTTTTTTGTAAAGTTTAGAACTTTTCCCATCGCTCAGATAAGAAGATACCATATCTAAAACTCTAGCATCACGCGTCTTCATCGAAGGCGTTCGGTACGAATTTACCAACATTGGAATTTGAATGTTGTTGTCCTCGTGCGTAGCATGAATAGTTTTGGTAATTGGTGCTTCTACAAAAGTTTCTCTTTTAATATCTGCACCTCTCTTGATAGGTCCAAAATATTTCTGAATCCATTCTTTAGTTTTCGGAATATTGTTGAGGTCGCCAGCAACCACTAGTACAGCATTATTAGGTACATAGAATTTTTTATTAAATGCTTGAAATTCTTCAAGAGTTGCGGCATCTAAGTGATCCATAGATCCGATTGTTGTCCAACGGTATGGGTGGTTTTTAAACATTTGTCTTTTTACAGCAGGAATCAATTCGCCGTAAGGACTGTTATCGTAACGAAGTCTTTTCTCTTCTTTTACAACTTCATTTTGGGTATTAACACCAATTTGATTGATAACAGGATGCATTAGTCTCTCAGACTCCATCCACAAGCCTAGTTCAAGATTGTTGGAAGGAAAAACTTCGTAGTAATAGGTTCTATCTTCGGTAGTGTTGGCGTTGTTAACGCCACCATTAGAAGTTACAATTTTAAACCATTCGCCACGACCGATATTTTTGGTACCTTCAAATAATAAGTGCTCAAAAAAGTGTGCAAACCCTGTGCGTTCTGGGTTTTCGTCTTTTGCACCTACATGGTACATTACAGATGTGATTACAACCGGAGCAGATGGATCATTATGCAAAATTACGTGCATGCCATTGTCTAAGTCATATTCCTCAAAAGCTACTTTCTGAGCAGATGCAGTAGCACTTAGTGCAAGCACAGCAGTTAAAGCCATTAATGAATTTTTCATAAAAGTTAATAATTAAGTGTTTGGTATAATAAGTCTACATTTAAGTAGTTTGTTACAACAAATGTACTTTTTTTAGTTTAATTAATAATTGAACTTTGACTTTTAGACTATTAAGATGTAAAAAAACAAGAAAAATAAATTTTATTTTTTGATCGCTATTGTATGCATAATATTAATTTGTATATTTGCAGCCATTTTATAATAACTTAAACATCATTGGTATGTATGCAATCGTAGAGATAGCAGGGCAACAATTTAAAGTAAGCAAAGACTTAAAGGTTTACGTTCACCGTCTAGCAGACAAAGAAGGAGATGCAATTTCATTTGCAAAAGTTCTTTTGTTAGACGATAACGGTACAATCACTTTAGGCGCCCCAGCTATAGAAGGTGCTTCAGTAGAAGCAAAAGTACTTCAGCACTTAAAAGGAGACAAGGTAATTGTTTTCAAGAAAAAGAGAAGAAAAGGATACAAAAAGAAAAATGGTCACCGTCAGTACTTGACTCAGATTCAAATTTCGGGTATTACATTTGCTGCTGCTAAGAAAACTGCTGCAAAAAGCGAGAAATCTGTAGAGGAAAAAGCTCCAAAGGCTAAAGCTGAAGCAAAAGCAGAATAATATTAACAAATAAAAATTATACGTCATGGCTCACAAGAAAGGTGTCGGTAGTTCGAAGAATGGTAGAGAATCAGAATCAAAACGTCTAGGCGTTAAGATTTACGGAGGACAAGCTGCTATTGCTGGGAACATCATCGTAAGACAAAGAGGTTCAAAACATAATCCAGGAGAAAACGTTTACATTAGTAAAGATCATACTTTACATGCAAGAGTTGATGGAGTTGTTATGTTCCAAAAGAAAAAAGACAATAAATCATTCGTATCTATCCTTCCTTTCGAAGCATAGTTCCTTTGAATTATAACATATAAAAGCCCGCAATTTGCGGGCTTTTTTTGTGGAATAAAATGAGATTTGCTTTTGGAACAACTTCCCAAATTAAATTCAAATTTTTATTTGGGCGAGACCTTCGCCAGAACGTTTTCGGTAAACTTCAAATAATCATGTGGCTCAGGTCGGGCTGTCTGTTCCCAATCTTTATTTTAGCATTTGCTCCGCAAAGCCACAATAAAGGATTTGCACGACCATCCCTCTCGCAAAACCGAATTCTAATAACTAATTGTTATCGAGTAAGTGTCAAGAAAAAATGAAATTTTGCAAAAACGGCATCATCCAAATCAGTTGATTGATTAAAGTTGCATTCACCAACTTCAATTTTATTCTGATAAAAGTTAATTGGAAATAGAAGCCCATACTTTGGATTCCTCCGGTTACCATATCGACTCATGTTTCTTGAATAGTTGAATTTCTAAAATTTCTAAAATCTTTCAATCTTTTAATCTTTGAATCTTTCAATTGTCAGCCAAAAAACCCCGCTCTCGCAGGGTTTCTAATTTATTTAATTTTAGCTTTCTCTAAAGCTTCATTATAATTTTCTTTGGATTTCTCACCTGCACGGTCAATAGCGTCACTGGTCTTTTGACCTGCTTCTTCAAAACTTGCTTTGGTGCGTTCCCATGCCATTTTAGCGTCATCTGCCACCTTTTGTGCAGCCACTTCGGCCTTAGCATCGCCTCGATCCTTTGCCTCTTGCAATTCGCGTTCAGCGTTTTTCAATTTTAATTCGGCACTTTCTAGTCGTGGATCGTAATTCTGCTCAGTTGTCGTAGTTGTAGTAACAGTCGTTCCCATTGGATCAGAATCAATTGTCGTTTCTTTTACTGTTTCTTTTTTACATGATGTTGTAAAAAGTAATCCCAAGATTGCAATTGAATAAATTAATTTTCTCATAATATTATAGATTTTTATTGGTTTATATCAAATGTATTAAAATTCTGTAAATAATTACTGTTAAAAAATAAAGACGCTATTTTGTATACAATAGCAACTTAATGCTTTTTCTCAGGATTCAGATACAGAGCAAATTTAGAGGGAGTGTGGTTTAAATTTCTTACATATTTATATAAATATGTTACTCATTGTTAAGTATGGAAATTCCATTTGAAAAGGGTGACCATTTATAATTGATTAAGTATTTTTCTTAGCAATAGCAGTTTATTTAATATCTCATTTTTTTTTAAATTTATGCTACTAGGGTAAATTTTTACAGAAGAGAGCGCAAAAAAAGCCTTTGCAATTGCAAAGGCTTTTCCAATAAAAATATATCGATAAACTAGTATCTGTAGTATTCTGGTTTATATGGCCCTTTTACGTCAACACCTATATAAGCCGCTTGATCATCTCTCAAAGTTTCAAGCTCAACTCCTAATTTTGCAAGGTGCAAAGCAGCAACTTTCTCATCAAGGTGCTTTGGCAACATGTATACGTCATTATTATAGTTAGCAGAATTTTTCCACAATTCAATTTGAGCTAAAGTCTGATTTGTAAAAGAGTTACTCATTACAAAACTAGGATGTCCTGTAGCACAACCTAGATTTACTAAACGGCCTTCGGCAAGAATGATAATATCTTTTCCGTCGATCGTATATTTGTCAACCTGTGGCTTGATTTCGTCTTTTGATGCACCGTGGTTTTTGTTTAACCAAGCCATATCAATTTCGTTGTCAAAGTGACCAATATTACAAACGATCACTTTGTCTTTCATTTGCTCAAAGTGAGATCCTTGAACAATATCTTTATTTCCTGTAGTTGTAATGATAATATCAGCATTTCCAACAACAGTATTTAGTTTCTTAACTTCAAATCCGTCCATTGCCGCTTGAAGCGCACAAATTGGATCAATTTCAGTTACTGTAACTATCGATCCAGCTCCTTTAAACGATGCTGCAGTTCCTTTTCCTACGTCTCCGTATCCACAAACTACAACTCTTTTTCCTGCAAGCATAATATCTGTTGCACGTCTTACCGCATCTACAGCACTTTCTTTACAACCGTATTTATTGTCAAATTTCGATTTTGTAACCGAGTCATTTACGTTAATTGCTGGCATTGGTAATGTTCCAGCTTTTACTCTTTCGTAAAGTCTGTGAACTCCAGTGGTAGTTTCTTCAGAAAGTCCTTTGATTCCTGCAACAAGTTCTGGATAACGGTCAAAAACCATATTGGTAAGATCTCCACCATCATCAAGAATCATATTTAGAGGTTGACGGTCTTCGCCAAAAAATAATGTTTGCTCGATACACCAGTCAAAATCTTCTTCGTTAAGACCTTTCCAAGCGTACACTTGAATTCCAGCTGCTGCAATTGCTGCTGCTGCTTGATCTTGAGTCGAAAATATATTACAAGACGACCAAGTAACTTCTGCGCCAAGGGCAATAAGGGTTTCGATAAGAACAGCAGTCTGAATCGTCATGTGCAGACATCCTGCAATACGAGCTCCTTTAAGTGGTTGTTCGTTTTTATATTCTGATCTAAGTGCCATTAAGCCTGGCATTTCTGCTTCGGCAAGTTCAATTTCTTTTCTTCCCCATGCTGCTAGAGAAATATCTTTTACTTTGAAAGCCACGAAAGGCATTGTAGTTGTCTTTGTACTCATGAATTTGTTATATTTGTGATATAAAATGAGTGCAAATTTACGGAATTCTTTTTAGTTATTGTGCTGAATAAGATTTATTTAAGATTGTTCTCCTTCCGTATCTTTTGCGTAATTTAAGGGTGCAATTTTTTCAAGAACTCTAATAATCAATAATCTAAAAACAATTATGCCTTTATATAAAATTATAAATCATTCAATTCACACCACTATTTATGTATGGCGAATTGAAGAAACTTCTCTTGACTTATTTGATAGTATTGTAATCGCCGATAAGTCGGTAGTCCGACTTTCTGACATGAAATCAGATTTACATAGACGTGGGTTTTTGAGTGTTCGAATGCTTTTGCAAGAAGCCGGATATAATGATAATGATCTTTCCTATGACGATTTAGGCAAGCCACACCTTTCAGATGGTAAGCACATATCAATTACGCACTCGCATCACTTTTCAGCAATCGTGGTGAGCGATGTTCAGGTGGGAATTGACATGGAGAAAATACGCGAGAAAATAGCGGTGATTGCGCCGCGATTTATGGAAGAGAATTTTGAGTTTCCAGACAAGAAAGATCCAGAATATATCAAGAAACTTACTGCCCTTTGGGGTGTGAAGGAATGTATTTTCAAAATAAGGAATGAAGCGGGTATTAGTTTTCGAAATCACATTAAGGTAGATCCTTTTGATATGCTTTCACAAAATGGCCTCGCACACCTTCACTTTCAAGGAATAAATCAGGCCTTTCAGATGCATTTCGTACAAGTGCAGAATTTTATGCTAGTGTACGCTTTCGAAAAAGAAATAATGCTGCTCAACTAAAATTTAAAGACTTTGTTTGATAAAAATAATAATATCTATTCTGAAATTCTTGTCGCAAAGAATGAAAACCGTAAGTTATTGGCGGTATTATTGGATCCAGATAAGATTGAATTAGAATCGTTCGAATCTCAAGTTCAAAAGATTAAATCTTCGGCCGTTACTCACATTTTTATCGGCGGAAGTAGTATGCACAAATCGCAGATAGATCAAATAATTGCGCTTACGCGAAAAAGCCTCTCGCAACCCATCATTCTGTTTCCAGGAGATCCTTGTCAGATATCAGATAAAGCCGATGCAATATTATTTCTGTCACTTATTTCCGGTCGAAATCCAGATTTTCTAATTGGACATCAAGTAACGGCAATTTCGAAACTTGAAAATTCAGGGTTGGAAATTATTTCTACAGGATATTTGCTGATTGATGGCAGCAAGCAAACTGCGGTTGAAACGGTAAGCAATACGCTACCGATGGAGATTTCGAATCCAAATTTAATCGTACACACAGCGCAAGCCGGCGTTCTATTAGGGAATAAATTAATTTATCTGGAAGCTGGAAGCGGCGCGAATTCTTATGTTCCAGCACCAATCGTTTCAAATGTTTCCAGTAAAATTCCAGTTCCGTTAATCGTGGGCGGCGGAATAAAATCTCACCAAGATATTTTTAAAATTTATCAAGCTGGAGCAGATCTGATCGTGATTGGAACTGCTTTTGAAAATAACCCAAACTTTTTTGATGGTTTAATACTACTATAAATAATGAATTTAATTGAATTTTTTACCGATGCTTACAAAGACACATCTTGGTTTGTAATTTCTTTGGAAATGCTTGCCTTTGTTTTTGGAATCGCAAGCGTTTATTATGCCAAAAAAGAAAATATTCTCGTATATCCAACTGGACTAGTAGCAACTTGTATCACCGTTTTCTTACTTTATCGAGCAGGTTACTTTGGCGATATGGTGGTCAACTTCTATTATTCTGTAATGAGCATTTACGGATGGTATATTTGGTCTCGACCAACAGTTGATAACGGCATTCTACCCATATCGCGAACTACCAAAAGAGAAAAATTAATCGGCTTAATGCTATTTATTGTGACTATTGTTGTTATTTTTGTCGTTTACCGCATTTTTGCGCAAGCGATTGAAGTTGAGAATTATATTGATGTTTTTACATCTGGAATCTTTTTCACGGCAATGTACTTTATGGCGCTGAAAAAGATTGAAAACTGGACACTTTGGATTGTAGCAGATATTATCAGTATTCCGCTTTATGCTTATAGAGGACTTGGAATTCTGTCGCTACAATTTTTGATTTTTACAATTATGGCCGTTCAGGCTTATATAGAATGGAAGAAAACACTAGATATGCCGAAAATGGCAACGAAATAATTATGGCTTTCGCCAAAAGAAAACAGCTTTTCTCTAAAGAGGATATTGCTTTTATTGAAAATCACGGACTTTCTGTCGAAGAAATAAACCGTCAGCTACATATTTTTCAGAATAACGATTCTACCATAAAGTTGTCAAGAGCAGCGCAGCTTTCTGATGGTATCTTGTCATTAAATGCGGAGAAATCTGAACAATATATCAATCTTTTCGAAGATAAAAAAGCAGATCTTCAATTGATGAAATTTGTCCCGGCTTCTGGAGCCGCGACGAGAATGTTTCAGTTTCTATCAGAATTTCTGAATGATTTTGATCCTTCCAATGATACAATTACTGCGTATTGCAATCGAACGAAAGATAAAAATCTTTCAATTTTCTTGGCTGGAATAGAGAAATTCCCGTTTTACCAAAATGTGATTCAGAAATTTCAAGAGCATAATTCCGAATATTTATTGCTTTCCGAAGACGAACAATTTTATCAACTAATTCGTTTTCTTTTTGAAAATGAACATTTTAATTTTTCGGCAAAGCCAAAAGCAGTATTACCTTTTCACATAAAAGATCATAAAATTCAGACTCCGGTCGAAGTTCATTTGCACGAAGCTGCTGCTTACAGCGTAGGAAACGGCGAAAGTGCGGAGGTGCATTTCACAATTTCAGAAGAACATACTTTGTTGTTTGAAGAAATTTTGCACCACAATAAATCGGCAATTGAGAAAGAACATTCTATCCAAATCAATACGAGTTTCAGTTATCAAAAAAGAAAAACTGATACGATTGCAGTAGATAAATATAACCAACCTATCCGCTGTGAGCAAGGAAAACTCGTCTTCAGACCAGGAGGACACGGAGCGTTAATCGAAAATCTAAACGATCTTTCGGCAGATCTTATTTTTATAAAAAATATTGATAATGTCCGAAATAATAAGCACAAGATTATTTCGAAATACAAGAAAGTTTTAGCGGGAATTTTACTCGAATGGCAAACTAGAATTTTTACTATTCTAAATGCAATCGAAAATAAAAACTTATCAAATTCTCAACTCGAAGCAGCTATTTTGATGCTAGAAACCGAATTAAAAATCGAACTTCCTGCAGATTTCAGATCATGGAAACCAGAAGTTCAAAATGATTTTTTGGTTGAAGTTTTAAATAGACCTTTGCGTGTTTGCGGAATGGTAAAAAACGAAGGTGAAGCTGGCGGCGGTCCGTTTTGGGTTCAAAATCCTGATGGAACAACTTCTCTTCAAATTGTGGAGATGGCGCAAGTGAATATGCATAACAGCCGTCAAGCGAAAATCTTGTCAAAATCCACTCACTTCAATCCAGTTGATATTGTCTGTGCGACAAAAGATTTTAAAGGAAATAAATTTGATTTGCTATCTTTCGTAGATCATAATACAGGCTTTATTGTCGAAAAGTCTAAGAAAGGGAAACCAATCAGATCGTACGAACATCCAGGATTGTGGAATGGTGCGATGGCAAAATGGATTAGCATTTTTGTTGAAGTTCCAATCGAAACATTTTCGCCGGTAAAAACGGTAAACGACTTACTAAAACCGGCACATCAGCAATAAAATGGATGCAGAAAAATTACTTTCCGAATTAAAATTCAAAGCCGTTCGCAGTAGTGGAGCGGGAGGACAGAACGTGAATAAAGTTTCGTCCAAAGTTGTCTTGTCTTTTGATCTGCAAGCTTCCGAAGGTTTAAATGAAGAAGAAAAGTTTAGAGTTTCCGAAAAAATCAGCAGTCGATTGACCACCGAAGGAATTTTAAACCTTAATTGTGATGAGGACAGAAGCCAATTTAGAAATAAAGAATTAGTTCAGAAGAGATTTTTAAAAATTCTTCAAGATGCTTTGGCTGTTGCCAAAATCAGAAAAGCCACCCGAATTCCCAAGTCGGCAGTACGCAAACGATTAAAGTTGAAATCCAGCCGCGCCGAAATCAAAAAAGGCAGAAAAAGACCGGGATTGGATGACTAAAATACGATTGAATATTTTGTAAATTTTTTGACCCCAGCGGGGTCACATATTTATAGAAAAAATTTACGCAGCAATATCACGACCCCAACGGGGTCGAATGTAAGTTCTCCCATATAATATTTCCAAATTATAAATATTTGGTGACGTAAAAGGTCCGACCCCTACAGGGTCGTGTGCTACATTGACTATGATTTTCTATAAACATTTAATCCCTACGGGATCACCTTGGCGATTTGATTTTTATGTTATGTGAACGAACGGATTTAGTTATCAATAATTTTTTCACCCCATCGGGGTCTCATTTTTATAGAAAAAATCTGCGCCACACCATGACGAACCCCAGCGGGGTCGAATGTAAAAATGTCGCATCAATTTTCAGTAAGCACATTCTTACATCACCTCAAAAAACAATTTCGAAATAATAAAATTTTCTATTTGCTTCATTACTTTTTTGCTGTACTTTTGCGGCGTCTCAAAGGGGTGCCTAAATTTTGCGTAAGCAGAGTAGAAGCTGAGATTATACCCAACGAACCTGGGCAGGTAATGCTGCCAAGGGAACCAAAAAGTTCTGAAAGGAATTTGCGATGTTACGAACAGCATCAAAAATTAAAAAAAGAACTTTTGAAAACAATCAATTATATTTTTTAAAAAAAGAATAATTGCCCCTTTTATTCGTAACTATTTTGCGGATGAAAACACTTTTCAAAATTAGCAGCGTCGTTCTTGTCGCTCTTCTTTCGGCGAAAGCCTACTCTCAAGAATCAGTCAAAGACACCATCAAGCAGAAACCAGAACTTCTAGACGAAGTAATTGTTTCGGCAGTTCGTGTTACCGACAAAACGCCCGTAACCTTTAGCAATATCACCAAGGAAGAGCTGGAATCTCGCAATCTTGGACAGGATATTCCTATACTTTTAAACTTTATGCCTTCGGTAGTAACGACTTCAGATGCTGGAGCGGGAATTGGCTATACGGGAATTCGGGTGCGCGGATCTGATGCAACGCGTGTGAATGTTACGATAAACGGAATTCCCTATAATGACTCGGAATCACACGGATCTTTTTGGGTGAATATGCCCGACTTTACTTCTTCGGTAGAAAGTTTGCAATTGCAGCGTGGCGTTGGAACATCGAC comes from the Flavobacterium ardleyense genome and includes:
- the ahcY gene encoding adenosylhomocysteinase; this encodes MSTKTTTMPFVAFKVKDISLAAWGRKEIELAEAEMPGLMALRSEYKNEQPLKGARIAGCLHMTIQTAVLIETLIALGAEVTWSSCNIFSTQDQAAAAIAAAGIQVYAWKGLNEEDFDWCIEQTLFFGEDRQPLNMILDDGGDLTNMVFDRYPELVAGIKGLSEETTTGVHRLYERVKAGTLPMPAINVNDSVTKSKFDNKYGCKESAVDAVRRATDIMLAGKRVVVCGYGDVGKGTAASFKGAGSIVTVTEIDPICALQAAMDGFEVKKLNTVVGNADIIITTTGNKDIVQGSHFEQMKDKVIVCNIGHFDNEIDMAWLNKNHGASKDEIKPQVDKYTIDGKDIIILAEGRLVNLGCATGHPSFVMSNSFTNQTLAQIELWKNSANYNNDVYMLPKHLDEKVAALHLAKLGVELETLRDDQAAYIGVDVKGPYKPEYYRY
- a CDS encoding 4'-phosphopantetheinyl transferase family protein gives rise to the protein MPLYKIINHSIHTTIYVWRIEETSLDLFDSIVIADKSVVRLSDMKSDLHRRGFLSVRMLLQEAGYNDNDLSYDDLGKPHLSDGKHISITHSHHFSAIVVSDVQVGIDMEKIREKIAVIAPRFMEENFEFPDKKDPEYIKKLTALWGVKECIFKIRNEAGISFRNHIKVDPFDMLSQNGLAHLHFQGINQAFQMHFVQVQNFMLVYAFEKEIMLLN
- a CDS encoding geranylgeranylglyceryl/heptaprenylglyceryl phosphate synthase, coding for MFDKNNNIYSEILVAKNENRKLLAVLLDPDKIELESFESQVQKIKSSAVTHIFIGGSSMHKSQIDQIIALTRKSLSQPIILFPGDPCQISDKADAILFLSLISGRNPDFLIGHQVTAISKLENSGLEIISTGYLLIDGSKQTAVETVSNTLPMEISNPNLIVHTAQAGVLLGNKLIYLEAGSGANSYVPAPIVSNVSSKIPVPLIVGGGIKSHQDIFKIYQAGADLIVIGTAFENNPNFFDGLILL
- the pnuC gene encoding nicotinamide riboside transporter PnuC; its protein translation is MNLIEFFTDAYKDTSWFVISLEMLAFVFGIASVYYAKKENILVYPTGLVATCITVFLLYRAGYFGDMVVNFYYSVMSIYGWYIWSRPTVDNGILPISRTTKREKLIGLMLFIVTIVVIFVVYRIFAQAIEVENYIDVFTSGIFFTAMYFMALKKIENWTLWIVADIISIPLYAYRGLGILSLQFLIFTIMAVQAYIEWKKTLDMPKMATK
- a CDS encoding DUF4301 family protein, whose product is MEENTRYAENGNEIIMAFAKRKQLFSKEDIAFIENHGLSVEEINRQLHIFQNNDSTIKLSRAAQLSDGILSLNAEKSEQYINLFEDKKADLQLMKFVPASGAATRMFQFLSEFLNDFDPSNDTITAYCNRTKDKNLSIFLAGIEKFPFYQNVIQKFQEHNSEYLLLSEDEQFYQLIRFLFENEHFNFSAKPKAVLPFHIKDHKIQTPVEVHLHEAAAYSVGNGESAEVHFTISEEHTLLFEEILHHNKSAIEKEHSIQINTSFSYQKRKTDTIAVDKYNQPIRCEQGKLVFRPGGHGALIENLNDLSADLIFIKNIDNVRNNKHKIISKYKKVLAGILLEWQTRIFTILNAIENKNLSNSQLEAAILMLETELKIELPADFRSWKPEVQNDFLVEVLNRPLRVCGMVKNEGEAGGGPFWVQNPDGTTSLQIVEMAQVNMHNSRQAKILSKSTHFNPVDIVCATKDFKGNKFDLLSFVDHNTGFIVEKSKKGKPIRSYEHPGLWNGAMAKWISIFVEVPIETFSPVKTVNDLLKPAHQQ
- the arfB gene encoding alternative ribosome rescue aminoacyl-tRNA hydrolase ArfB translates to MDAEKLLSELKFKAVRSSGAGGQNVNKVSSKVVLSFDLQASEGLNEEEKFRVSEKISSRLTTEGILNLNCDEDRSQFRNKELVQKRFLKILQDALAVAKIRKATRIPKSAVRKRLKLKSSRAEIKKGRKRPGLDD
- a CDS encoding M16 family metallopeptidase — protein: MKNSLMALTAVLALSATASAQKVAFEEYDLDNGMHVILHNDPSAPVVITSVMYHVGAKDENPERTGFAHFFEHLLFEGTKNIGRGEWFKIVTSNGGVNNANTTEDRTYYYEVFPSNNLELGLWMESERLMHPVINQIGVNTQNEVVKEEKRLRYDNSPYGELIPAVKRQMFKNHPYRWTTIGSMDHLDAATLEEFQAFNKKFYVPNNAVLVVAGDLNNIPKTKEWIQKYFGPIKRGADIKRETFVEAPITKTIHATHEDNNIQIPMLVNSYRTPSMKTRDARVLDMVSSYLSDGKSSKLYKKIVDEKKMALQIGAFMYGQEDYGTYIVYGLPQSPFTAEDLQKEIDTEIVKLQTDLISERDLQMLKNKFDNQFVQANASVEGVADNLATYYMLYGDVNLINTEVDMYHSITREEIREAAKKYLNPNQRLILNYVPAKDKAQN
- the rpmA gene encoding 50S ribosomal protein L27 codes for the protein MAHKKGVGSSKNGRESESKRLGVKIYGGQAAIAGNIIVRQRGSKHNPGENVYISKDHTLHARVDGVVMFQKKKDNKSFVSILPFEA
- the rplU gene encoding 50S ribosomal protein L21, whose amino-acid sequence is MYAIVEIAGQQFKVSKDLKVYVHRLADKEGDAISFAKVLLLDDNGTITLGAPAIEGASVEAKVLQHLKGDKVIVFKKKRRKGYKKKNGHRQYLTQIQISGITFAAAKKTAAKSEKSVEEKAPKAKAEAKAE